The following coding sequences are from one Rhinoraja longicauda isolate Sanriku21f chromosome 7, sRhiLon1.1, whole genome shotgun sequence window:
- the slitrk1 gene encoding SLIT and NTRK-like protein 1: MGGRCHCLKMVPWFVWVQIILGFAWGNTTTDLCEKMCSCIEVEGILHIDCERRGITDLQHNSAPTSRFYQLFLHGNSLSKLFPNEFANFYNAVTLHLENNGLHDIIPGAFLGLQLVKRLHINNNKIKGFRRHTFLGLDDLEYLQADFNLLRDIDPGAFRDLNALEVLILNDNLITALPADLFQNVPITHLDLRGNRLKTLPYEGILELIPGVAEILLEDNPWDCTCNLLPLKEWLEHISHSALIGRVVCEAPMRLQGNDLNETSEFDLCPSQNENDLSLVAPPAQRPSELPPTPAAQHPRPPTSASVHKGVSKPRGNWQLRTRPSANAVVPNGSSNPHLLTGCPTVCSCSITSVVSGLEVNCRGSKLESVADLQPKPLKAQELFLRQNNIGIIRKTHFLDYSSLTLLDLGNNAIKLIENNTFCNLTNLRWLYLDNNNLEILLPDMFAGLQNTEYLNLEFNLIQLILPGTFNWMSNLRELFLHNNLLKSLPVDVFSSVSLSKLSLHTNYFMYLPVTGVLDQLTSVVQIDLHGNPWDCSCNIIAFKLWVERMGTDVVVSELKCASPEEFWDRDFKSISNELMCPELYAKIHLTFSSSSNITISTETGTHVNPYLETSRVSISVLVPGLLLVFVTSTFTVVGMLVFILRNRKKSRKRDTNSSASEINSLQTVCDSYWHNGPYHAEGPHRVYDCVAHTLSD, encoded by the exons ATGGGGGGCAGATGCCACTGTTTGAAAATGGTGCCGTGGTTTGTGTGGGTGCAAATCATTCTGGGGTTTGCCTGGGGCAATACGACGACGGACCTTTGCGAGAAGATGTGCTCATGCATTGAGGTGGAAGGAATACTGCATATCGACTGCGAGAGAAGAGGCATCACCGACCTGCAACATAACAGCGCGCCCACCTCCCGCTTCTATCAACTATTCTTGCATGGCAATTCGCTATCCAAACTCTTCCCCAACGAGTTCGCCAACTTTTACAACGCGGTCACTTTGCACCTGGAGAACAACGGCCTGCACGACATCATCCCGGGAGCTTTCTTGGGGCTGCAGTTGGTGAAGAGGCTTCACATCAATAACAACAAGATTAAAGGTTTCAGGAGGCACACCTTCCTGGGGCTGGATGACTTGGAGTACCTCCAGGCGGACTTCAACCTGCTCCGGGACATCGACCCCGGGGCTTTCCGGGACCTCAACGCGTTGGAAGTCCTGATTCTAAATGACAACCTCATAACCGCGCTCCCGGCTGACCTGTTCCAAAATgtgcccatcacacacctggatcTCCGGGGGAACAGGCTAAAGACCCTGCCCTACGAAGGGATTTTGGAACTCATTCCCGGCGTCGCTGAAATTCTGCTGGAGGACAACCCCTGGGACTGTACGTGCAATCTTCTGCCCCTTAAAG AATGGCTTGAGCACATCTCACATTCGGCTTTGATTGGAAGAGTAGTTTGCGAGGCACCCATGCGATTGCAAGGAAACGACTTGAATGAGACGTCCGAGTTCGATCTATGCCCCTCGCAGAATGAAAATGATTTAAGTCTTGTTGCTCCTCCTGCTCAGCGGCCGTCAGAGCTGCCTCCGACTCCAGCTGCTCAGCATCCACGGCCACCGACTTCAGCATCAGTGCACAAAGGAGTATCAAAGCCACGCGGAAACTGGCAACTGAGGACAAGACCTTCAGCCAATGCAGTTGTACCTAATGGCAGCAGCAATCCCCATTTATTAACTGGATGCCCTACAGTTTGTAGCTGTTCTATCACCAGCGTCGTATCAGGTCTTGAAGTTAACTGCAGGGGCAGCAAACTTGAGAGTGTAGCAGATCTCCAGCCAAAACCATTGAAAGCGCAGGAACTCTTTCTCAGACAGAACAATATAGGAATCATAAGGAAGACTCATTTCCTGGACTACAGCAGTTTGACTTTGTTGGATTTGGGAAATAATGCCATTAAGTTAATAGAAAACAACACCTTTTGTAATCTCACCAATTTGCGTTGGCTGTATCTGGATAATAATAACTTGGAAATTCTGCTCCCTGATATGTTTGCAGGGCTTCAAAATACAGAGTATCTAAACTTGGAGTTCAACTTAATTCAGTTGATCCTACCAGGCACATTTAATTGGATGTCAAATCTGAGAGAATTGTTCTTGCATAACAATTTATTGAAATCTTTGCCTGTAGATGTAttttcttccgtctctctctccaagTTAAGTCTGCACACCAATTATTTTATGTATCTCCCAGTTACTGGAGTTTTGGATCAATTAACTTCTGTTGTGCAAATTGACCTTCATGGAAATCCATGGGATTGTTCCTGTAACATCATAGCTTTCAAACTATGGGTGGAGAGGATGGGCACTGATGTCGTTGTAAGTGAATTAAAATGTGCGTCTCCTGAAGAATTTTGGGACAGAGACTTTAAGTCAATAAGCAATGAGCTGATGTGCCCAGAGTTATATGCAAAAATCCATCTAACGTTTTCCTCATCCAGTAACATTACCATATCAACAGAGACAGGGACTCATGTGAATCCATACTTGGAGACCAGCAGAGTTTCTATTTCGGTGCTGGTACCTGGCCTTTTACTTGTCTTTGTTACATCTACCTTTACAGTGGTTGGCATGCTTGTGTTTATTTTGAGAAACCGTAAGAAATCGAGAAAAAGGGATACCAACTCCTCTGCTTCAGAAATTAACTCCTTGCAAACAGTGTGTGATTCTTACTGGCACAATGGGCCTTACCATGCAGAGGGACCTCATAGAGTTTATGATTGTGTTGCACACACCCTTTCAGACTAG